In Mobula hypostoma chromosome 12, sMobHyp1.1, whole genome shotgun sequence, one DNA window encodes the following:
- the LOC134355137 gene encoding regulator of G-protein signaling 5-like, with protein sequence MCRGLSSLSSCCLERAKGIKARLGIFLQKSNKHYVSVQANKIDKVKYRTSSEEAKNWRESLDKMLSHKNGLATFRAFLCLEYSEENIEFWLACEDYKKIRSPAKRASRAKKIYLEFIETDAPKEINIDYETKDFTKNHLLKPTSSSFDEAQSKIYNLMEKDSYPRFLRSEVYLNLIKQTERMASHSDSNKQSET encoded by the exons ATGTGCCGAGGATTGTCATCACTATCAAGCTGCTGCTTAGAAAG GGCAAAAGGTATTAAGGCTCGGCTGGGTATCTTTTTACAGAAGTCGAATAAACATTACGTTTCTGTGCAAGCCAACAAGATAGATAAAGTAAAATACAG AACTTCCTCAGAGGAAGCGAAGAATTGGAGAGAATCTCTGGACAAGATGCTTTCTCATAAAA ATGGTTTGGCTACCTTTAGAGCTTTCCTTTGCTTAGAATACAGTGAGGAAAACATTGAGTTCTGGCTGGCCTGCGAGGACTACAAGAAAATCAGGTCACCTGCAAAAAGGGCCTCCAGAGCAAAGAAAATTTATTTGGAATTCATAGAAACAGATGCTCCTAAAGAG ATTAATATTGATTATGAAACTAAAGACTTCACTAAGAATCACCTTCTGAAGCCCACTAGTTCCAGCTTTGATGAAGCACAGAGTAAAATCTACAACTTGATGGAGAAGGATTCCTATCCCAGATTCCTGAGATCAGAAGTGTATTTAAACCTGATCAAACAAACTGAAAGAATGGCAAGTCATTCAGACTCCAACAAGCAGTCTGAGACATGA